The stretch of DNA TATTGTGATACAACTATTTTAATGTTTGAAGGTGAGATAGTTGCCAAGGGGGATACCCTTGATGTTTTAACAGAATCTATTTATTATTCTCCTATAGTTACCAAACTTTTTAGAAAAAAATGCAGAATTACAAACTCAAATCATGCAATAGAATTATTAAAGAATGTTAGATGGTGATATTATGTTTAGAAAGATTCCAATTTTATTAATTTTTATGTTTATAATTATAACTGTTCTTTTAACTAATTATAGGGTGGGAATAGACAAACTAATTACATTTTCTGCTGTGTTTATAATTATATTTTTCTTGCTGCTATTTGAGTTAAAACAAACAAATGTTAGAAAAATGGCCATTATTTCAACTTTAGCTACATTGGGTGGAATGTTAAGAATACCATTTGCTATTATACCAGGTCTTCAACCAACCACCTTTATTATTTCTGTTTCTGGATATACTCTAGGACCAACTGAAGGATTTATAGTAGGCTCAATCGCTGCATTTATATCAAATTTTTTTCTAGGACACGGACCTTGGACGTTGTGGCAAATGCTTGGATGGGGATTATGCGGTTTATTTTTTGGATGGATGAAAAAAATCAAATTAAATAGATATTTTTTTGCACTTTTTTGTGGGTTATGGGGTTATATTTATGGTATAATTTTGGATATGTGGTATGTGGTAGGATTTATAAAACCAATTAGCTTTTATGCAATTATTTTAGGGATAATAGGAAGCTTTCCATTTGATACTATGCATGCAGCGGGAAATGTTTTGCTTTCGTTAACATTTGCTGATAAGTTTATTAACATTATCAATAGATTTACAACTAGGTTTGAGGTTGAATACTTGGACTAAGGAGGCAGAATATGAAATACAAAATGATAGCAATGGATATGGATGGCACCCTTTTAAACAGCAAAAAAGAAATCACTGAGAGAACAAAATTAGCGCTTAAGAAAGCTGATGAAAAGGGAGTTAAACTTGTCGTGTGCACAGGAAGAATTTTTACTTCCGCACTTTACTATGCAAATTTAATAGGAACTAAAGCACCTATTATTGCGTCAAATGGTGCATACATAAGAGAAAAGGATAATAATAATGTTATATACGAAAAGGCACTCGATAAGGATTATGTCGAAAAAATAGTAATTAAGGCAGAAGGATTTGGATTTTACCCCCACATTTTTACAACAGAAACAATTTATTCAAAGAAGCTGATATATTCTTCTAAAAATTATACTTTATGGAATGAGAAGATGCCTAAGGAAGAGAGGGTAAAAATAAAAATAGTAGATGACCTGATAGAGATAGCTAAAAAGCATGATATACTAAAGATTGTAGTTATGTCTGACGATGTTGAGAAACTTTTTAAGTTAAAGCAGATAATTAAAGATAACTTCGAAGTTTCAGTTTTTTCATCCTTTGATAATAATTTTGAGGTCATGGCTAGGGATATTTCTAAAGGGAATGCTGTTAAGGTTCTTGCGGATTTCTATGGCTTCAATCTCGAAGAAGTAGTTTGTATTGGAGATAACGAAAATGACATTTCTATGATTCAATACGCAGGTCTTGGGGTTGCAATGGCTAATGCCACTGAAGAATTAAAATCAGTTGCGGATTTAATTATAGATTCTAATGACAACGAAGGAGTTGCAAAATTTATTGAAGAATACATATTGTAATTTGAGGTGAATTTATGGAAAGAGTCATTCTTTCAAAATGTGAGGATTATGAGAAAGAAAGAGTATATAAAGCAGTTGATAGGTTGTTTGAACTATATGGTGGAATTAATAAAATAGTTAACAAAGGCGAGAGAGTATTTCTTAAAATAAACTTAGTAATGAAAAAAAATCCAGAAGAAGCGGCTACAACTCATCCAATGGTAGTTGAAGCAGTTGCAAAAAAACTTGTTGATTTTGGATGTGAAGTAGTTATTGGAGATAGCCCGGGCGGTCCATATAATGAAAAGATTTTGAAATCATTGTATAAGGTTTGTGGAATTGAAGAAGCTGCAATTAATGCTGGAGCAATTTTAAATTTTGATTGTAGCTCTGAAGATTTTGATACTCCAGAAAATTGCATAGTAAAGAAACTAAACATGATTAAACCTCCATTTGACTGCGACAAAATAATTACGATTTCAAAACTAAAGACACATGGTATGGCAGTTTATACCGGCGCTGTTAAGGTTTTATTTGGAATGATTCCTGGTTTTTTAAAGGCCGAATATCATTTCAAGATGCCAGAAATAAAAGATTTTTCAAATTTGCTCGTCGATATTTGTGAAACTGTAAAGCCTTCTTTTTCAATCATAGATGGTATAGTAGGTATGGAAGGAGATGGGCCGACAGCTGGCGTTCCTATAAAAACTGAGTTGTTGCTTGCTTCTGACAATCCATATTATTTAGACGTTGTAGGAGCATATTTGATGGGATTAAAATCAAAAGATGTTCCAACGATTCAAAGAAGCGTCGAAAGAAACTTATGCACCGGAAAAATTGAAGACATACAAATAGTTGGGGAAGATTTAGAAAAATTTGCAAAACAATATAAAATACCTGATACAAGAAGTGTCAACTTTTTTAGAGGCAGAGTTCCTAAAAGGCTAGAAGAATTCTTAACATATTATTTAAGCCCAAGGCCGGTTTTTGACTTTCAGACATGCATAGGGTGCAGAAATTGTTATGAATCTTGCCCGCCTAAGGCTATTAAGATGATAAATAATAAGCCGCATGTAGATTATAAATCATGCATAAGATGTTACTGCTGCCATGAATTATGTCCTAAAAAGGCAGTTACAATATATAAGAATAAATTATTATCAAAAATTTTCAAATAACTTCGGAGGGATTAATTTGAATCTGAATATAGTATTATACCAACCTGAAATTCCTCAAAATACCGGCAATATAGGAAGGACATGTTTCTTAACAAATTCATCGCTACATTTAATAAAGCCTTTAGGATTTTTATTAAATGATAAATATTTGAAAAGGTCAGGTATGGACTATTGGCATAAAATTGATGTTCATTATTATAATAGTTTTGAAGAATTTTATGAAATACACAAAGATAAAAGAATATTTTTGACAGAGACTTTTGGGGAGAAGATTTATACACAGGCTAAGTTTAAAATCGGAGATTTTATTATGTTTGGAAAAGAATCTTCAGGAGTTCCACAATATATAGTTGAATTACTAAAGGATAATATGATAAGGATACCAATGATTGAAACAACCGATAGGTCTTTAAATCTTTCAAATAGTGCAGCTATAGTTATGTATGAAGCCTTAAGGCAAATGAATTTTCCAAGCATGAAATGATTTAGGAGGTAAACATGAAAAAAATAGTTATTGTTACAGATAGCACTGCAGATTTACCATTGGAATTTGTTAAAGAGAATAATATTAAGGTTATGCCTTTAACAGTTACCTACAATAATAAGTCCTATAAGGATTGCGTTGATTTAACAACGGAGCAGCTATTGACTTTTTTAAATGAGGGTGATGATTTGCCTAAAACATCACAGGTAAATCCAAAGGAGTTTTACGATGCATATGAAGATATTTTAAA from Caloramator mitchellensis encodes:
- a CDS encoding ECF transporter S component; amino-acid sequence: MFRKIPILLIFMFIIITVLLTNYRVGIDKLITFSAVFIIIFFLLLFELKQTNVRKMAIISTLATLGGMLRIPFAIIPGLQPTTFIISVSGYTLGPTEGFIVGSIAAFISNFFLGHGPWTLWQMLGWGLCGLFFGWMKKIKLNRYFFALFCGLWGYIYGIILDMWYVVGFIKPISFYAIILGIIGSFPFDTMHAAGNVLLSLTFADKFINIINRFTTRFEVEYLD
- a CDS encoding Cof-type HAD-IIB family hydrolase; this translates as MKYKMIAMDMDGTLLNSKKEITERTKLALKKADEKGVKLVVCTGRIFTSALYYANLIGTKAPIIASNGAYIREKDNNNVIYEKALDKDYVEKIVIKAEGFGFYPHIFTTETIYSKKLIYSSKNYTLWNEKMPKEERVKIKIVDDLIEIAKKHDILKIVVMSDDVEKLFKLKQIIKDNFEVSVFSSFDNNFEVMARDISKGNAVKVLADFYGFNLEEVVCIGDNENDISMIQYAGLGVAMANATEELKSVADLIIDSNDNEGVAKFIEEYIL
- a CDS encoding DUF362 domain-containing protein codes for the protein MERVILSKCEDYEKERVYKAVDRLFELYGGINKIVNKGERVFLKINLVMKKNPEEAATTHPMVVEAVAKKLVDFGCEVVIGDSPGGPYNEKILKSLYKVCGIEEAAINAGAILNFDCSSEDFDTPENCIVKKLNMIKPPFDCDKIITISKLKTHGMAVYTGAVKVLFGMIPGFLKAEYHFKMPEIKDFSNLLVDICETVKPSFSIIDGIVGMEGDGPTAGVPIKTELLLASDNPYYLDVVGAYLMGLKSKDVPTIQRSVERNLCTGKIEDIQIVGEDLEKFAKQYKIPDTRSVNFFRGRVPKRLEEFLTYYLSPRPVFDFQTCIGCRNCYESCPPKAIKMINNKPHVDYKSCIRCYCCHELCPKKAVTIYKNKLLSKIFK
- the trmL gene encoding tRNA (uridine(34)/cytosine(34)/5-carboxymethylaminomethyluridine(34)-2'-O)-methyltransferase TrmL, with product MNLNIVLYQPEIPQNTGNIGRTCFLTNSSLHLIKPLGFLLNDKYLKRSGMDYWHKIDVHYYNSFEEFYEIHKDKRIFLTETFGEKIYTQAKFKIGDFIMFGKESSGVPQYIVELLKDNMIRIPMIETTDRSLNLSNSAAIVMYEALRQMNFPSMK